CCCCCATTTTTGCTGCTGCTTCTTTGGTAGTGTACATACTCCACCCATATATATTATACACGTATGACGGAATAACATCAAGGAAATAGTCTCGGAGGTGTCCTATTGTAGTAATACAAGTGGGAAGAGGATCAAGCCTACTACCAATCTTTACACACTGGGCAGGTACCCTTGAAAGTCTTTCTTCGAGCCAGAACCCTTAAGGCTTCGATTAGCTCATACGGTCTCTTATCGGTCAGGATTGTGATATCCGATTCATTTGGGGCAAACAACTCTGAAAACTCAGCAAGAAAATGTTCATAAAAACAATACCAGAAATCCCACGGGCCACATTGCTGAAAGATGTTCTCAAGATTGGATTCGAGTGCCAGACCTAGTTCATCTTGAGGTATATCTCTGTATGTCTCGTCTTTATCAGAAATGGTGTAGGCACCGCCTATACCTTCTACCACCTTGTCCAGATTGCCTGCCAACATCGCACTAGCTATGTCCGACATGTGATCAAAATGACTCGACATGCTCTGCAATATTAGCGGCTCCATGTTGATTCTCTGTTGTGATTCACTTCGTCTATCCATCAGTTCTGGCCTAACATCTTTTATCCACTGTTGGAGATCATCGGGTAGTGTGTCCACCTCATACAGTGGCATCAGTTCCAACTCCTTTTTCAAACGCTGGTAATTATCCTTTGTAGCGGAAAAATCATTGGCATATTGATCAAGCGTCTTTGCCCTAGCAATTGCCTTCCCCCAGTGGTTATAGGTGGAATTGTCTTTCATGATACGCCAGAGTTCGATCTTAATGTGTTTTGGTATATCAGTAGTAGTACACGGAGCTTTTAGCTTCTTACGCATAGCCATATTTTTGCCTCATTCTTGCCTGTTTTTTGCGGACAAATCCAATGGAGCCGATGAGAAAATTGATTCTAGTCTAGCAGGAATTTGATTCTTTGACCATTGCTGCGAGACCAAAAGAAATAAAGAGGAACAAACAGATGAGTGACAATCTGAAAAAGGAACCCAAGTACAAAATTCAGTCTGGCTTGGAGGCAATCACCAGTGATGTGCCGGAGATAGATTACATCATTGAGCAGAAGCTCAGGAGACAGGCTAAATATTCTGTCATCGCAAAGTGGAAAGCGGGGAAGTCCTTTCTAACCATTCAGATGGGTATGGCCATTGCTGCCGGTGCTGAATTCTTGGGATTCAAAACTACAATGGCTAACGTTCTCTATATTAATTTCGAGATTAGTGAGGAGATGTTCCAGCTAAGAGTACAGGATATGCATCATGAGTTGGGATATGACCTATCACGATTCAAGTACCTAACCATAACTGACCTCAGTTTGGATGTGCACACTCAGGAACTGGATGAGATTCTAACCCAGTCTATTGCTGAAGGTTTTCCCATTGAGGTGTTGGTTATTGATCCAAGGTGGAAGGCAGTAAAGCGTGATAGCAATCAGGATGAAGTTATAAATGCCTTCGCTGTGAATCTGGATAAGTTAATTGCTAGATACAAAATAACCCTCATCATTGTTCACCATGAAGGAGTTGCTACTAGGTCAGATAAAGCTGGTAAA
The Dehalococcoidia bacterium DNA segment above includes these coding regions:
- a CDS encoding AAA family ATPase translates to MSDNLKKEPKYKIQSGLEAITSDVPEIDYIIEQKLRRQAKYSVIAKWKAGKSFLTIQMGMAIAAGAEFLGFKTTMANVLYINFEISEEMFQLRVQDMHHELGYDLSRFKYLTITDLSLDVHTQELDEILTQSIAEGFPIEVLVIDPRWKAVKRDSNQDEVINAFAVNLDKLIARYKITLIIVHHEGVATRSDKAGKGSTVFEAWLDGWIRISPMQGHLREIDIWSRDSERESIVAEFDYPIHKVAPGIMSEKKAKTEKVKSSILEFLQDGNKQEAV